attacatatatacacatacatataactaCATATATACGATATTACTAAATGTCAAAGTATTAGCGCATTTCCGTTATTAACACTATTTCCATGAATCCatccatcatcatcgtcgtcgtcgtcatcgtcatcgttatcATCCACAgcactggcaacaacaactttaagCACACCTATTGCAACGATTCGTATGTAAAATCGTCACACATTCGTGGCAACAAGAAAACCACATATCTTAAGAGGCTTTTGTATTAAACATaaactaatttataatttatacaaattgattgattggcaCGCGcatcactctctcactctcttgtTCACCCGTATCAAGAGTTAAGcgaatgtatttaatttatttataactctaaatatacacacattgtatgattatttttttttgtcttttcacattcaatgtattttgtttattgagtGAAgctatattaattaattgactGATAGCTTAACCACATATAGCAAGATCTTCTAATTATATAAAGATATGCGTATACTCTTATacgaaatatatgtatacttacGATCATAAATTGTATGagtaattgttaattaaatgtgtttcAAAACTAGTTTAAGGTTCTTGTTTTAATCACTCTCATCGGATACCGAGAAGATATCATTGGCACGCTGATAGCGTGCTTGAGTAATCTTTAGGTTAGCCAATTTGCGTTTGTCCACAGATCGAGAAGAAGCTGCAGTTGATGATTCCGTGCTGCCGAGTCCTGTGGTTCCCTCATTGGCCACAACGTTGATCTAGCAACAAAGGAAGCTTACAAATTGCTCTaagcatattaaaatttaattactcaCAGGAGTGAGAAGACCTTGATTGGATTTGCCCAGAGTGTCACCTTTCTGCCAACCCAATTTACTCAGCATCTTAAAGCCCTTGTTAGAGCTGGCAATCTCACTGAAATCTCACACAAATAAGTTAATTGGAAttaaatttcagaaataaTCTTTCAACTCACGTGTGCACACACGCAGTTTCGGTTTTCTCCTTGTCTGTGCTGCTGCCCACTTTGATACGTCTTTGTGCGCTGCGATCATTATAATTTGGATCCGAACTGGCGTTTGTGTCTATGAAttctaaaagaaaatatattaagtacACTGTCACTCTCATTTAGTTCGTTGCAACTCACTTTCATTCTCCAGGCCGTACTTCTTTTGAAGCTTTTTTAGCTGCTCCCGATGCGACAGTACTTTGGCATTGCTTgaggcagctgctgttgctgccgcagctGGACCAATTAGCAATCCAGGCTCACACAAACCACAAGTGCTATTGCCTTCATGCACGTGACACAGAAGCTTGGTCTGTCCAATGCATATGACACTGCCATGCACCAAATCCTGCGCCCCGCTATTTATCTTGGGCTCCGACATGCGTACACCATTGAGCAGAGTGCCATTTCGAGAGCCCAAGTCCTGACATTTGTAAATGCCCTTCTTGGTGTCGTAGTGAAAGTTCATGTGCGACTTGCTGACATTGACATCCGGTATGATGACATCGTGTGCTCCTTCGCGACCCAGCGAGCCTCCTTTGTAGGTTATCAAGTGAAGGCTACCAACTGTCAGCTCCTGCACATTGGTCTCCTGCACAATAATGCGCAGCGAAGGTGGATATTTTTTGGCAATATCTGCAGTAATATAGATTGGATTAGAAGTGTGTGAAATGCATTGCGCAATGTGCGAGACAAAAACGCGAATTTCTTAACACCTTGAAAGCGTCCGGATGCCTTGAATACAGGCACGCTGTTGTCCGAGTTGCTGCTGTCCTCATCGCTGGACTCGGAGCTGGAGCTGCTCGATGATTGTGAAAGTTCACCGTCTTCTGCATCGGGCTTCTTGCTTGTTGTCTTCTTGCGCGTGTTTTCGGTATCATCATCGTCCACATCGCTGTCGGAATGCTTGCGTCGTTTTCTACTGTGACGACGATGCTTCTTTTTATGCTTCTTTGCCTTCTTATGCTTTTTCTTGGCCTTGCGTTTGCTTTTCTCCGCACGTTCTTTGACCTTTTGCTTTTCAGCCTTGATCTGTTTTAATGTTTTCAGATCTGTTATCACACCGCCGTGTTCATCGAACTCAACATCAACGTCTTGGACATCATCCTCGTTATAAACATTGCCGTCATTTGCTGACTGTTCTCCGTTCGCTGTGGTGTTTGCCTGAAACcagcgaaaagaaaaagaaatccGCGTTTTTATCACACATTCAGGGTTTCAGCTCTTACCTAATGCATTGCTACGCATTCGGTCTATGCTTAGTTTGCGAAAATCAGCTAAGAGTCTACTATTGACGCAGTGATCGAGGCGCTCGTGCTGCCCACACTTGCAATCACAAGGAAGATGGAAGAAGAATTCAAGATTAATTCAAGAATAAACAGCGTGGAATATACGTGTGTGA
This is a stretch of genomic DNA from Drosophila albomicans strain 15112-1751.03 chromosome 3, ASM965048v2, whole genome shotgun sequence. It encodes these proteins:
- the LOC117567931 gene encoding angiogenic factor with G patch and FHA domains 1, translating into MSSEEPDAAPASAEEDSSVHDYIELKAMEDVESMEQKQLYAYIEKLHGIIRKYDTKLASYKKKLKQLLNRESNNVGCKCKQAENGDLPDKENDQDTEVTKELSASDAFNFVDEMRQAAKHAENLNNFVYEPTSGMYYDPKTGYYYNAEYGLYYDGKTGCYYSYDESKDSYEFHSQAQVQANTTANGEQSANDGNVYNEDDVQDVDVEFDEHGGVITDLKTLKQIKAEKQKVKERAEKSKRKAKKKHKKAKKHKKKHRRHSRKRRKHSDSDVDDDDTENTRKKTTSKKPDAEDGELSQSSSSSSSESSDEDSSNSDNSVPVFKASGRFQDIAKKYPPSLRIIVQETNVQELTVGSLHLITYKGGSLGREGAHDVIIPDVNVSKSHMNFHYDTKKGIYKCQDLGSRNGTLLNGVRMSEPKINSGAQDLVHGSVICIGQTKLLCHVHEGNSTCGLCEPGLLIGPAAAATAAASSNAKVLSHREQLKKLQKKYGLENEKFIDTNASSDPNYNDRSAQRRIKVGSSTDKEKTETACVHTEIASSNKGFKMLSKLGWQKGDTLGKSNQGLLTPINVVANEGTTGLGSTESSTAASSRSVDKRKLANLKITQARYQRANDIFSVSDESD